The DNA region TTCTATGCGCAAATCCTCGTAGGCTACGCCACTGGGCTTGATGGCTAAAAGGCCAGTCGTAGGATCATAGGCCGAAGCATTGCCCCAGGTAAACACCACCAGCCCGTACCGGGGCAGAGCCAGATTTGCTTCCAGGGCTCGTTCGCGTAATTCTTTGGCCACCATGCCGTAAGTCTACGCCACCATAGCAATCCCGGTAAAGCTCCAAGTACCTTAACCCGCCCGTCTTGACTATTTTTGGGGCTAATGTTAGGATGTGAGCGATCACAAAATTTGTGATGAAAAACTCGAGTAAGCGAGAAGGTTAAGCTTTAAAACCACATACACGCCCCTTATAGGAGCGTCGTGAAATTCTCGCTGCTAGAAACTCACAGGGAAGGAGGAGGATAATCAAAAAATCATCGGTTAATAGCTCAAAGATGACCAGCTCTGCCAAGCTTACCCACAAAATTTCGACTAAGGTGAAAAACTGGGCTCGAGGAGGTTAAGTCAATGAAACGTCTGCTCTTAAACATCTTTTTTGCCAGCGTGGCTCTGTCTTTGCTAGGGGTGGCTAATGCACAAAATAAAGGCTTGGTCGGCATATCCATGCCAACCAAGTCTTCTGCCCGATGGATATCCGACGGGAACAACCTCGTCAAGTACCTCAAAGATAAGGGCTATACCACCGATCTTCAATATGCCGAAGATGACATTCCCAACCAGATTGCGCAAATCGAGGCCATGATTGCCAAGAAACCCAAAGTACTAGTAATCGCTCCCATAGATGGCACAACCCTTACCGATATACTCAAGAAGGCGCATGACGCAAACATAAAGATTATCGCCTACGACCGACTCATCAGAAATAGTCCCTACGTAGATTACTATGTAACCTTCGACAATTTTAAAGTTGGTGTCCTGCAAGCGCAGTCCATCGTGGACAAATTGGGTCTAAAAGCAGGCAAAGGTCCCTTCAACATTGAACTGTTTGGGGGTTCCCCCGACGATAATAACGCCTACTTCTTCTATAACGGCGCTATGAGCATACTAGAGCCGTACATCAAAAGCGGCAAGCTGGTGGTTCGCAGTAAACAGATGGGCATGGATAAAGTGGGTACGCTGCGCTGGGATGGAGCAACGGCCCAAGCCCGCATGGATAACCTCCTATCGGCCTACTACACTACAGAAAAGGTGGACGCGGTGTTAAGCCCTTATGACGGCTTGAGCATCGGTATTCTCTCTTCTTTAAAAGGGGTGGGCTACTGTACTCCTAAACAACCTTGTCCCGTCGTCACTGGTCAAGATGCGGAAATACCTTCAGTAAAATCCATTTTGCGTGGTGAGCAGTATTCGACTATTTTCAAAGATACGCGTGAACTGGCCAAGGCCACAGCCGACATGATTGACGCGATAATGAGCGGCAAACCACCCAAAGTCAATGACACCAAAACCTACAACAACGGTGTAAAAGTCGTGCCATCTTACCTGCTCGAGCCAGTACTGGTGACTGCTTCTAACTGGAAGCAAGTACTCATAGACAGCGGCTACTACACCGAAGCGCAACTCAAATAAACGAAGCTATAACTCCCTCCCTGGTGGCTTAGACGCCACCAGGGGTTTGCCAGGAGGTAGTGTGGAACAAGAACCCATTCTATCCATGCGCAACATTAGTAAAAGCTTCCCTGGGGTCAAAGCCTTGGATAACGTCAATTTGACAGTTTATCCCGGTGAAATTCACGCCATAGTGGGAGAAAACGGGGCGGGGAAATCTACCCTCATGAAGGTGCTAAGCGGCGTATATCCGCATGGCCAATACGAGGGAGAGATCTATTTCGAGGGCAAATTACAGCGCTTTGAAAACATTCGAGACAGCGAGGCCCAAGGAATCATCATCATCCACCAAGAACTCGCCCTGGTTCCCATGCTTTCGATTGCAGAAAACATTTTTCTGGGCAACGAGCCGGCGAAGGCCGGGGTGATCGATTGGCACGCTGCTCATAGCCGTGCACAAGAACTCTTAGACCGAGTCGGATTAAGAGAATCTCCCTCCGCCATTGTAGGTAAGCTAGGAGTAGGGAAACAACAACTAGTGGAGATCGCCAAAGCATTGGCCAAACGGGTAAGGTTGTTGATTCTCGATGAACCTACGGCAAGCCTTAACGAAACCGATAGCGAAGCGTTACTCCAACTCTTATTGGATCTAAAAGCTCAGGGCATCGCTTGTATTCTTATCTCACATAAGCTCAACGAGGTCACACAAATAGCCGATCGAATTACCATACTTCGTGACGGCACAACGATCGAGACCCTAAACTGCGCCGAGGAGTTGGTCAGCGAAGACCGCATCATTCGAGGCATGGTAGGAAGGGACATGCAACATCGTTACCCACAACGTCACCCACAGATCGGAGAGGTGATATTCGAGGTGCGCGATTGGCGTGTGTACCACGAACAATATACCGACCGCGAAGTTATTAAAGGGGTGAGTTTTTATGTGCGTAGAGGGGAAATTGTAGGAATTGCGGGGCTAATGGGCTCAGGGCGCACAGAATTAGCTATGAGCCTATTTGGTCGTGCTTATGGCAGGCGCGTGAGTGGTCGGATTTTTATTGACGGGAAGGAGGTGGACGCCTCAACCATCGGCAGGGCTATTCGCTGTGGCTTAGCTTACGTCACCGAGGATCGCAAGGGTTGGGGGTTGATCCTGGAACAGGAAATCCGCAAAAACGTAACCTTGGCCAACCTACCTAAGGTTGCTCAGCGGGGGGTTATTGACGAGAATGCCGAAGCCAAGGTGACGCAGAGATTTCGTGAAGCTTTACGTATACGCTGCTCGAGCATCGAGCAACCTGTGGTGAACCTCTCGGGCGGTAATCAGCAAAAGGTACTGCTTAGCAAGTGGCTATTTACCCAACCGCGCTTGCTGATCTTGGACGAACCCACCCGAGGCATTGACGTTGGCGCCAAATACGATATCTACACCCTCATGGACGAGCTAGCATCGGAAGGTAAAGGCATTCTGCTAATCTCTTCCGAGATGCCTGAGTTGCTTGGTATGTGTGACCGTATCTATGTGATGAGCGAAGGACAGCTCGTAGCCGAATTGCCCAGAAGCGAGGCCAGCCAAGAACGCATTATGCGCGCCATCGTCAACGCTGTTCAAGCCCAAACATCATACAACAGAGAAATCCACCTATGAGACCGAGCGCTTTGAGAACCAACCTTCGCGATTACGGACTTTTGATTTCTTTAGTCATCATAATAGGATTTTTCCAGGTTGCAACCAAAGGTATCTTGTTGCAGCCGCTGAACCTGACCAACCTCATATTGCAAAACAGCTATATCGTGGTCATGGCCTTAGGGATGCTGCTAGTAATTGTGGCCGGACACATTGACCTGTCAGTGGGAGCAGTAAGTGGCTTTATTGGCGGCTTGGCTGCAGTATTAATGGTGCACTACGAATGGCCAGTGGCCCCTACCATCATCGTGGCTTTGTTAGCAGGTATATTCATTGGCGCGGTTCAGGGGTGGTTTGTAGCGTATGCACGTATTCCGTCATTTATTGTAACTTTAGCCGGTATGCTGGTATTCAAAGGCTCCGCTCTAGCGTTGCTACAAGGCCAATCAGTAGGCCCCTTCCCCCTAGCATTTCAAAGCATCAGCACGGGTTTTCTGCCTGACCCCTTAGGGGGAAAGGATATACGTCTGCTCTCGCTGATTATCGGCATAGTATTGGCGGGGATCTTGGTAGGGATAGATTGGCGCCAGCATGTCAGAGCACGAATGCATGGTTTGGCTAATGAGCCTACAGTACTTTTCGGAATCAGAAATCTGCTTTTTGCGGCCGTAATCATCTATTTGGCTTGGCAATTGGCCACATACAAGGGATTGCCCACTGTGCTAGTACTCATGGGAGGGCTAATCCTGCTTTACCAGTTTGTCGCTAGCCGTACGGTTATTGGTCGGCGCATCTATGCGTTAGGTGGTAATGAGAAGGCGGCTCGTCTATCAGGCATAGATACTTCCCGGCTGATCTTCTTGACTTTTGCAAATATGGGCTTTTTGGCGGCAGTCGCGGGCATCATCTTTGCGGCACGACTCAATACGGCCACCCCTAAAGCAGGAACGGGATTTGAGCTCGATGTGATTGCCGCATGCTTTATTGGTGGAGCCTCTGCATCAGGCGGCGTGGGCAGAGTGATGGGTGCGGTCATCGGCGCTTTTATCATGGGCGTGATGAACAATGGAATGTCTATTCTGGGTATTGGCATTGACTACCAGCAAGTCATCAAAGGTCTAGTGTTGTTAGCCGCAGTGTTTGTTGACGTCTACAACCGTAACCGCGCATGACCCCGCTTGGTAAAGAGTTTCTTCGACAAGGAGGCACCGGCTCGCTCGCCGCACCATGAAGCACTTCTTGTAAAGCGCTAAGCCTGGGTGACTTTCCCCAACCCGGGCTGACTGCTTCAGGACGGTAAAAGCCCCTTTCAGCATCGGAAGCTTCAGCAGGGGATGGTGAGCCCGAGGCCGTAGGCGGTCTTGGCCCCTACTCCGGCGTAAAAGGCGTATGCCTGGAGGATCCCCAGCGCCCGCTGCACCTCGAGGCTGTCGCTGTGGCAGTACACCTCCACCGCCCCGGTGAAGCCGGGGAAGAACCCCTTGGCCGCCTGGACCCGCTCGAACCGGAGGCCAGCGAAGCGGGTGAGCTCGAGGTCGAGCTCGAAGACCGCCAGGAGGGCAGCGGCCTCGACCTCCGGGAAGCGCAAGGGGCTGTGGTGCTGCCAGCTCGACAACAGGGACTTGGCGATGAGGAGGGGGTCCGGCAGCGGGGTGTGGCGGGCGCGCCGCCCGGGCTTGGAGGTCGCGAACACGGTGGGGGTGCAAAAGCGCAGGCGCAGGCAGCGGGTAGGCGGCGCCGCGGCCAGCTCTTCCCAGGTGCGGCGGCCGGCGAGAGGGCTGCCCTGGGGGGTGGCCAGGACCCGGGCCAGGCGGTAGGGGTGGTCGCCCAAGGCCAAGCCGTTCACGCCCTCGCGGAGGAGGACCCCCAGCAGCGGGCTGAACAGACCGTCATCGAGGGTGGTGATCCGCAGCACCACCTCCCCGGGAGACCTGGCCGCTGCTATCGCAGGGACTACGCCAACCCCTCCCCTACCCGTTGGCGGGGAGGGCTCGAGCGCCGCCAACGTGAAGGGCTTGCGGGGGGCCGCGTGGAGCGCGGCAGCCAGGCCCGGATCGAGCTTACCCAACAGCGCGAAGAACAGGCCATGCGCGTAAAGCCCGGGGTAACGCGGAGGGCGGGGGTCGCTCGAGGTCAGGTGGAGCAGGAAGGCGTGGGGCATCAGTCTCTCCCACTGCGGCGGAATATCTTCACGTTACCAGAAGAGTAAACCCGCCCCTCGACCAGGTAAGTGTTCAGCCGGTAGTGCTCCTTGAGCCTCTGGCTAGGCAGTAACCGCTCCAGGGTAAGCGCCTTGTCCTGGGCCTTCTGCTTGCCCTTAGGGGGAGGGAACAGGTGCTCGCGCGCTCCGAAATCGGCGAGTTGCAGCACCACATAGTCAGCAACCCTGGTCACGTCGGCGTCCTCCAGAAGCACCGCACAGTCAGGTGGGGGTCCGGAAACCTCTTCCACTCCCAAGCAACTCACCAGGGAGTCCTTGGCGCCGAGGTAGGGGATGCGCTCGAGGGCCTCCACTACAATCTCACGGCGCTCGGCTGGGGCTAGCACGTAGACCTCGAGGGGCCCGTCGAGCAGGGCGAACTCGCGGAAGTGCGGCGAGATCTTGTAGCCCGCGCCGGTGTTTTTGTCGAGATCGCCCGCATCCTTGGGCGGTCGCACATAGCGCATGATGCCCCGGTAGATGACGGCACCCTGCGGGGGGCGCACCTGCACCTTCAAGGGCAACAGCTCCAGCAGGGCCTGGGCCTTTCCCCGCTCACCCTCGCGCAGGTACGCGGCCAGCATGGCCATCTGCACCGTGAGGGGCGAGGGCACCGCCGGGTTGACGGCGCTGATGGCTACCGTGTCGGGCATGCGGTAGTGGAAGGAGTGCGCAAGGAAGCGGGCCCGCAGCCAAATCTCCGACATGGCCGCTCCTACAGGCCGATCGCGGCCCGGGCTTGGTCGAAAGCCTTAGCCAAACCGGCCAGGTTGTCGAACTCGAGCGCGCGGTAGCGCTCGGGCTTGGCCTCCGCCAGCGTGGTGAGCTCGGCCCTGTAGCGCGGGTTGGGCTTGATCCGCTCGGCGTCGTACCTGAGCTCGACCTCAATGGGAGAACGGAAAGGGGCGGGCCCGAAGTTTGAGAGCACCAAGACACCCTCGAGCTGCCCCGTGTGCTGCAACCAACCGGCTTGCTTTGCCCCTGCCGGGGAGAGCAGCCATTGCTCCCAGGCGTCGAGCAGGGCCGCCGCCCGCTGGCGACGCTGCTCATCGCTCAGGTGGAGGTCGTTGCGGTCCGGCGCGAGCCAGGCCCAGTCGTTGTAGCCGATGCGCCCCAGGTCGAGCCGGGCCACCCCGCCATACATTGCCGCCCGCATGTTCTGGGTAAAGAGGTTGTGCTGTCCGTCAGGGCGGTAGGCGGCATGCTGCGAGAACTCCACGACGGCTGGTTCCTCGGAGATCAGCCACCCCACGTCGAAAACCGAATCACGCTTAGGCGTGGCACCCTTTACCTTCTCGCTGGACTCGAAGGCCGCCAGGTAGCCGCCGATGTCGGTGATGGTGCAGCGCTCGAGCGCAGCCTTGGTGACCAGGGGGAGGTGGGCGGGCTCGAGCTCAAAAACCTCTCCCTTTGCCTTCACCTCGCTAGCCGGACTGCTTAGGTAGGCCTTGATGACCCGTTTGCCGCGGTCCGGGAGCAACCCCTCGCCGTCGGGCGAGAGCGGGAGGCCTCTAGCCTTGGCGATCTGGACCAGGTTCTCGAAGACGTGGCGGCGGATCATCTCGCCCGAAATGCCGTCGTAATTGTGGCCGCCCACGCTGATGCGCCGCGGCTCCATCACGTTGGTCCCGCTGCTACCCTCGTTGTTCATGGCGTGAAACGCCAGGCCGATGCGGAAGCTGATCGAAAGACTGGTGTAATTCATGCTTCTTCTCCTTGGGCGGCTTCGACAGCCTCGAGTTTGGCGGACTGGTACTTCATGCTGGCCAGCACGCGCAGTAAGAAAGCGGTCTTATGCGCAGGGAAAGTACGCTGGTCATAGGCCGACAAAACTTCCTCGGAACTCAGCGAATCCATGGCCTCCTTGAGGTTCTTCGCCAGCCATTTCCGCTCCTTCTCCGCCTTCGCGAGTGCCCTCGAGAGGATCTTGGCGACCTCCGCGTAGAACTTCTCGGGCTTGTCGGCGCGCTCGAGGCCGATGTACGCTCCGATCCAATCGCCATTGCCCTCACCGCGGAAAACCTCACCCAATGCCTTCACCAGAGCCTCGCTGGGGGGTGGGATCTGCCTAATTTCTGCCATTCTCATCGCCTCCTGTATTGATACCGGGGTACCTAAAAGCCCACTGGCCGCCGCCCGCACATTAACGGGCAGACTTTCGTCCACCAGCACCCTCGCCTTGGCCCGCGCCATCGCCGC from Meiothermus sp. Pnk-1 includes:
- the chvE gene encoding multiple monosaccharide ABC transporter substrate-binding protein, coding for MKRLLLNIFFASVALSLLGVANAQNKGLVGISMPTKSSARWISDGNNLVKYLKDKGYTTDLQYAEDDIPNQIAQIEAMIAKKPKVLVIAPIDGTTLTDILKKAHDANIKIIAYDRLIRNSPYVDYYVTFDNFKVGVLQAQSIVDKLGLKAGKGPFNIELFGGSPDDNNAYFFYNGAMSILEPYIKSGKLVVRSKQMGMDKVGTLRWDGATAQARMDNLLSAYYTTEKVDAVLSPYDGLSIGILSSLKGVGYCTPKQPCPVVTGQDAEIPSVKSILRGEQYSTIFKDTRELAKATADMIDAIMSGKPPKVNDTKTYNNGVKVVPSYLLEPVLVTASNWKQVLIDSGYYTEAQLK
- the mmsA gene encoding multiple monosaccharide ABC transporter ATP-binding protein; the encoded protein is MEQEPILSMRNISKSFPGVKALDNVNLTVYPGEIHAIVGENGAGKSTLMKVLSGVYPHGQYEGEIYFEGKLQRFENIRDSEAQGIIIIHQELALVPMLSIAENIFLGNEPAKAGVIDWHAAHSRAQELLDRVGLRESPSAIVGKLGVGKQQLVEIAKALAKRVRLLILDEPTASLNETDSEALLQLLLDLKAQGIACILISHKLNEVTQIADRITILRDGTTIETLNCAEELVSEDRIIRGMVGRDMQHRYPQRHPQIGEVIFEVRDWRVYHEQYTDREVIKGVSFYVRRGEIVGIAGLMGSGRTELAMSLFGRAYGRRVSGRIFIDGKEVDASTIGRAIRCGLAYVTEDRKGWGLILEQEIRKNVTLANLPKVAQRGVIDENAEAKVTQRFREALRIRCSSIEQPVVNLSGGNQQKVLLSKWLFTQPRLLILDEPTRGIDVGAKYDIYTLMDELASEGKGILLISSEMPELLGMCDRIYVMSEGQLVAELPRSEASQERIMRAIVNAVQAQTSYNREIHL
- a CDS encoding DevR family CRISPR-associated autoregulator, with product MNYTSLSISFRIGLAFHAMNNEGSSGTNVMEPRRISVGGHNYDGISGEMIRRHVFENLVQIAKARGLPLSPDGEGLLPDRGKRVIKAYLSSPASEVKAKGEVFELEPAHLPLVTKAALERCTITDIGGYLAAFESSEKVKGATPKRDSVFDVGWLISEEPAVVEFSQHAAYRPDGQHNLFTQNMRAAMYGGVARLDLGRIGYNDWAWLAPDRNDLHLSDEQRRQRAAALLDAWEQWLLSPAGAKQAGWLQHTGQLEGVLVLSNFGPAPFRSPIEVELRYDAERIKPNPRYRAELTTLAEAKPERYRALEFDNLAGLAKAFDQARAAIGL
- the mmsB gene encoding multiple monosaccharide ABC transporter permease, which produces MRTNLRDYGLLISLVIIIGFFQVATKGILLQPLNLTNLILQNSYIVVMALGMLLVIVAGHIDLSVGAVSGFIGGLAAVLMVHYEWPVAPTIIVALLAGIFIGAVQGWFVAYARIPSFIVTLAGMLVFKGSALALLQGQSVGPFPLAFQSISTGFLPDPLGGKDIRLLSLIIGIVLAGILVGIDWRQHVRARMHGLANEPTVLFGIRNLLFAAVIIYLAWQLATYKGLPTVLVLMGGLILLYQFVASRTVIGRRIYALGGNEKAARLSGIDTSRLIFLTFANMGFLAAVAGIIFAARLNTATPKAGTGFELDVIAACFIGGASASGGVGRVMGAVIGAFIMGVMNNGMSILGIGIDYQQVIKGLVLLAAVFVDVYNRNRA
- the cas6 gene encoding CRISPR system precrRNA processing endoribonuclease RAMP protein Cas6; protein product: MPHAFLLHLTSSDPRPPRYPGLYAHGLFFALLGKLDPGLAAALHAAPRKPFTLAALEPSPPTGRGGVGVVPAIAAARSPGEVVLRITTLDDGLFSPLLGVLLREGVNGLALGDHPYRLARVLATPQGSPLAGRRTWEELAAAPPTRCLRLRFCTPTVFATSKPGRRARHTPLPDPLLIAKSLLSSWQHHSPLRFPEVEAAALLAVFELDLELTRFAGLRFERVQAAKGFFPGFTGAVEVYCHSDSLEVQRALGILQAYAFYAGVGAKTAYGLGLTIPC